In the genome of Raphanus sativus cultivar WK10039 chromosome 4, ASM80110v3, whole genome shotgun sequence, one region contains:
- the LOC108849299 gene encoding homeobox-leucine zipper protein HAT9 has protein sequence MVFDDSCNTGLVLGLGLSPTSNNYNNTIKRSSGYKFDPSLSLSLSGDPSMTVVAGGDLLCRQTSSHSGVSSFSTGRVVKRERDGGEESREEEETTEKVMSDYHEDEGVSARKKLRLTKEQSALLEESFKHHSTLNPKQKQDLARQLNLRPRQVEVWFQNRRARTKLKQTEVDCEFLKKCCETLTDENIRLQKEIQELKTLKLTHQPFYMHMPVSTLTMCPSCERIGGRSGGDTGGEGVGGGSSVATTVVVDGATSKGAFSISSKPHFYNPCTSSSAAC, from the exons ATGGTTTTCGATGATTCATGCAACACAGGTCTTGTTCTTGGATTAGGTCTCTCACCAACCTCAAATAATTACAATAATACCATCAAACGTTCTTCCGGCTACAAGTTCGACCCGTCGTTGTCTCTAAGCCTCTCCGGCGATCCATCCATGACGGTGGTCGCCGGAGGTGACCTGCTCTGCCGTCAGACTTCATCTCACAGCGGAGTCTCTTCTTTCTCAACCGGAAGAGtagtgaagagagagagagacggcgGCGAAGAGTCgcgggaggaggaggagacgacGGAGAAAGTTATGAGTGACTACCATGAAGATGAAGGTGTTAGTGCTAGAAAAAAACTTAGGCTTACCAAAGAGCAATCTGCTCTTCTCGAGGAAAGCTTCAAGCACCATAGCACCCTTAATCCC AAGCAAAAACAAGATCTGGCAAGACAGCTGAATCTTAGGCCTAGACAAGTTGAAGTATGGTTCCAAAATAGAAGAGCCAG AACAAAGCTGAAGCAAACAGAAGTAGATTGTGAGTTTTTGAAGAAATGTTGTGAAACATTAACAGATGAGAACATAAGACTTCAGAAAGAGATTCAAGaactcaaaaccctaaaattgACTCATCAGCCCTTTTACATGCACATGCCTGTATCTACTCTCACGATGTGTCCTTCATGTGAGAGAATCGGTGGCAGAAGCGGCGGCGATACCGGAGGAGAAGGAGTCGGAGGCGGCAGCAGCGTGGCTACCACGGTGGTTGTGGATGGAGCTACGTCGAAGGGAGCTTTCTCCATCTCGTCAAAGCCTCACTTCTACAACCCTTGTACCAGTTCCTCTGCAGCTTGTTAA